DNA from Evansella sp. LMS18:
GCCGCCAATATCCTGGATAAGAATTCTTTTATCTATTAAATCTTTATTGATAATGTTTAATTCTTTATCCATTACCAGGTTTATATAAGCCGCAAAGCCCTCCGGATATACCTTCAGCTCATCAAACTTAATATTTACCTTCTTTCCCTGATATTTCGGGGTAACGAGGAACTCTACCTGATGGACAGAGCTTAACAACTGGGATCGGTAACCTACGTCCTTTCCTTCTTTTACTTCACGAAGAGGAAGTCCTGTCCCTAAAACATAGTTAGCATCAATGACACCATTATTCTGCTTAAAAATATCTGAGTTTTCTTCTCTTACTGCATCCAGCGCTAATGATGCAAAAAGCATAACTAGTGTCTGGTCTTCTTCCGATTTGCTGCTTCCTGGATCTAGCTCTGCAGCATTATCACTCTTAGCAGCAAGGTTACCAACACGGTAAATGGCATTATTTTCTTTCAGAGCAGGGGAGTGGACCTTTATATGTATTCCGTCCAGGGGATCTTTATCATTAAGTTCTTCTATACCAATTACAGGCCTGTCCTCTCTGTCCCGAGCAATAACGTTAGGTATATTAAGTTCATATTCCGCTTTTCCGAAAAGTCCTTTCAGCGAATCATTTCCTACATCAACCGCAGCGATTCTGCTTTTACTCATTGTAATCAAACCTTCCTATTAAAATATCATGGCTATTATTCCCCCATGTATTAAAAGGTTACCTAAAATAAAATATTCAGTCAATGAATCTAAAGTCGTGTTCAAAAAAGAATACAAGTTTACATTATTGTATACTTCGGTTATGGGTTAAAAACCCTTGCCAAATCAACATGTAAACGCATTTGTATACAAGAACACGTTTTTGAATACAAATGAATACGTTTCTGTTTACTTGTTTACATTTTTGTAAACATACAAAATTAACTGGTTACTCCCCTATATTTTCCTTCTTTTTTTCTCATAAACTACTAATTCATGAACACTGCCCCACTCCCCCATTGTTCCAGAACAAAGCATAGTAATAATTTTATAAATTGAACATTTCTTACAGTAAGATGCACAGCGAATGCCTGCATTAAGAAATGCACAAATTATCTATATAGCAGTCTGGGTTATTTTTTACACCATAATTGAGACATTATTTGCTCAAAAAATAATGTTTGTATATGGAAATCACTGGAATAACTGGCATAATATTTGGCTGAACGCAACCTTATTTATTTTTCTGGTCATTCATTACAGAAAACCTGTTTGGGCCCTTATTCTTGCACTACCAGCAGGTCCACTGTTCTATTTTATGTTCCCTGTACCGCTCTATTTATTAAATATTACAGAGGTGAGATTCCTGATGTTGTCCACTCCAGTTTTTTTATTGCTCCTATTTTTAACTTATCTGTTAATGACGTTCTATTTATACAGAAATAGTGAAAGAAAGTCAAAAGAATAATGAGCAAAATAATAAAACAACAAGCCGGAATATGCAAGTTTTATTTATAACTTGGTATTCCGGCTTGTTTTAAATGAAGTTGTTTTTTCTTTCTAAATCTATTTACTTCGTATTTGTAAAACCACCGTCAATACGAATTACTTCCCCATTAATGTATTGTGCTTTAGAGGTTAATAAAAATGTTACAAGTTCCGCTACTTCTTCTGGAGTACCTAAACGTTTTTGTGGAATTCCGCCAGTGGCATTTGCTTTCATTTCCGGATTTGCTTTATAGAATTCTTTTACCATAGGGGTTTCAGTCGGCCCAGGTGCAATCGCATTTACCCGCAATCCATCTTTAGCATATTCTGCAACCATACTTTTGGTTATACCAACAATACCGTGCTTAGTAGCAGAATAAGTCACAACTGAGTCCTGCCCTATGACCCCAGCACTTGAAGCTGTGTTTACAATAGAACCTCCACCATTTTTCAGCATGACATCAGCTACATAACGAACACCATACAATGCCCCCAATAGGTTGATGCCTACGATCGTGTCTATTTCCTCGACTTCTGTATCCAAAAAGAACTTTCCACTCCCTGAAATGCCTGCATTGTTAAAGAAATAATCAATTGTTCCAAACTGTTCAACTGTTTTATCGACATAGTTTTTCACTTCTTCTTTTTTTGAAACATCCGCTTTGACAAAAAAAGAGTCAACTCCCTGCTCCTTAACCAGATTGACTGTTTCCTGTCCACCTTGTTCATTTACATCTACTACTGCAATATTTACTCCCTCTTTAGCTAACCGAATAGCAGTAGACTGTCCTAAACCACTGCCAGCACCAGTTATAATAGCAACCTTATTCATGTATTTCCCTCCAAAAATTATAATTAACAGCACAAGAAATATTAGTATTTCATATTAAATCCTGATGATGCAAATAAACTACCACTATTTGTGGTAAGGTTCTCCTCTGTTTATTTTAAATGCACGGTAAACCTGCTCCATTAATATGAGGCGCATCAGCTGATGAGGAAAGGTCATATCTGAGAAAGATAAATGTATATTTGCTCTTTTTAATACTTTATCGCTAAGTCCAAGGGAGCCCCCGATAATAAAGGTAATCTTGCTCCTTCCGTATAAAGCTGAGTCGTTTAACTCCTTAGCCAGCTGCTCTGACGTCCACTTCTTTCCTTTAATCGCCAGAGCAATTACATGGGCATCATCAGGTACCTTGCTAAGGATTCTTTCCCCTTCCTTTTCTTTAACTTGAGATGCTTCTGCATCACTCATATTTTCAGGTGCTTTTTCATCAGCTAATTCAATGACTTGTATATTTGCATATGCTGAAAGTCTCTTCCTGTATTCGTCAATACCCTGTTTCAGGTATTTTTCTTTTAATTTACCCACAGCAATAATATTAATATTCACAGCTAAAACTCCCAATTAATAATAGTTATCCACAGAACTTATCCACATATACACAGGAATTTTGTGGAATTACTCTTTCACTGCGTACACCGCTGGTTTCTCACAAAAAGAACAGGTTGTGGACAACTCTGTATTTTGTTCTATTTTCTCTAATTCAGGTGGCATCCCTGAATCATCAACTTGTTCATCAAGAGCAATATCGACATGCTCTTCACAGCTGTAATACATACTATCCACTCCTTCAGCAAACTCTTCTCTGTTTTACTCATTTGATAGTATACCATACCCTTCGCATGTGATATGCACACCGAGTTGTGGATAAGTTGTTTTATCTTCAACCACCGGAATCAATCCACCACAAAAAAAGGAGAGACAAATGTCTCCCCTTCCTTCAAAATACCTGCTGTTCCAAAGTAAGTTCTGATTCCTGTAATTCTCCCTGACGGTAATAACCGACTGTTACACTATCTCCGATAGATTTTTCTGTATATAGAAACTTACGAAGGTCATGAGTATCCCTGATTTCTTGTCCGTCAAGCTCCACCATGACATCTCCTTCCTGAAGACCGGCATTATCAGCAGGAGCTCCCGGCTCTACATCTTCTATATACACTCCTCCGCTAACGTCCTCTGGCAATCCAAGTGTCTGCTGCCAGTGGAAGCTTGGGATTTCCTGAAGAGAACGGATCATGACTCCCATCTGAGGGCGGCGTACTTCGCCATATTGCTCCAGGTCCTCGATTACAGGCAAGGCAATGGCTGATGGGATAGCAAATCCAATTCCTTCTACTGCCTGCTGGGCGATTTTCATGGAGTTAATACCAATTACTTCTCCCTGTATATTAAGTAAAGCACCGCCGCTGTTACCCGGGTTAATCGCGGCATCTGTCTGGAGCACCTCAGCTTCCCAGTCAGGCCGGCCATCCTGGGTAGTATCAACAGGAATACTCCTCTCAGTGGCACTTATAATACCCAGCGTTACAGACCCTTCAAAAGATAATGGGTTTCCTATTGCAATCGCAGGTTCGCCTGCCCTTAAATTGTCAGAATCTCCAAAGTCCGCCACAGTATCTATTTCATCAGCGCTTATAGTCAAGACAGCAAGATCAGTAAGTATATCTCCACCTACTAATTCGGCTGGAACTCTTGAACCATCACTTAACGTAACTTCAATTTCATTCGCACCGGCAATTACATGCTGGTTCGTCACTACAAAGGCATGGTCACCTTCAACTTTATAAATCACACCAGAGCCCGTTCCTTCTCCGCCAGGCGTAAAGAATCCTGTTGAATCACGCATATTAATAACCCCAACTACAGCATCCGACACTGTATCGACAGCTTCTATTACTTCTGAACTCATCGCTATGTTCACTGTATTTGCAGGCTGGTCTTCTGCAGAATCTTCTAATTCGTCATTTGCTGTATCCAGCACCTGCGACCCTTGCGGTACTATATCATATGGGAGTACCCCATTATTAGCAAGTACAGGAATGGTAAAAACAACGATTAACGCACCTATTACAGCACCCACAAAAGCAAAGAGAGCAGACCTCTTGGCCCCTTGCTTTTCCTTCGCAGATGTCCGCTGATAATGACTGTCATAATAGCCCATCCAAACCCTCCTCCTTCTGTCTCTTTATGAGAAAAGTCGTGTAATTAGCCCACGGTAGATTTATTTTACTAATTCAAAAGGTGAGCCGTCTATCATTCTGTACATTTTTCGGAAATTTTTCACATACATTCGGATATATTTCATTATAATTACATTTATTTTTTCTTAAATTACATAAATTTAAACATCAGTCAGGCCAGTGGGGCTGTATGGGTCAGTATCATATAGCTTTATTTGCCTGCCTATTTCAAACCCTTTATCCTCCAAGGTCTGCTGAACTGTCATTCTCGCAATATCCTTCATATTATTATCCAGGCTCAAATGAGCAAGATAAACGTCAGCAGGCTCATCTGTTAAAATATCAGCCAGAGCCAGGCCTGCATCTTCGTTTGATACATGTCCTTCGTCACCGAGTATTCTCCTTTTAACATTCCAAGGATATCTCCCCATACGGAGCATATTCATATCATGATTTGACTCGAAAACGAAAGACTGTGCCCCCTTAGTTATACCTTTTATTCGCTCACTTACATAACCTGTATCGGTTACAATCGCAAGCTTTCGTCCATCCTTAAGGAAGGTAAAGAACATAGGCTCCGCTGCATCGTGAGATACCCCGAAAGATTCCACATCCATGTCTGCGAATGTTTTCACTACACCCGTTTCAAAATGGAATTTCTGATCTAATGGCAGTTCCCCAACATGTTTCTCCATAGCTTTCCAGGTTCGGTCGTTGGCATAAATGGGAATACTATACCTTCTGGCCATTATACCAGCCCCTTTAATATGGTCGCTATGCTCATGAGTAATCAGAATGCCATCAAGTTTTTCCGGAAAAAGGCCTGCTTTTGTAAAGCACTCTTCAAGTTTCTTCCCGCTTAAACCAGCATCTATTAACAGACGCTGGTTATCGGTCTCCACATATATTGCATTTCCCGTACTGCCGCTCGCCAGCACACTGAAACGTAAACTCATTAAAATTCCACCCCGGCTAATCTATTGGTTGTACTTCTCCTTCAATGGCACTTACATAAAAAAACTCGTCATTAACCCTGATTCTCCACATAGGGATATAGAACCTGAAATCCCCTCTTGTTTCCAGTAAGCTGTAATACCCAAGCATTGCTTCACTAATCACTGCATTATCAAGTTCAGAAATATAATTATTATCTATGAGTATCTCAATTACCTGCTGAGGGGTGAGGAGATCTTCCTCCTGCCCTTCTTCATTAAAGACCATATATGTCTGGTAATAATCCGTTATTTGTAATTCTTCATTCACCATTAGCCTCATATGATCCGGACCATCTTCATAATGCCCTATCGGCCTGCCTTCATAGGTTTGATGGAGGCCCAGAAATCCTTCTTCAACATTGAACCTGGCAAGGTGATATTCAGGGCCACTGTATACATACTCCTCAAGAAAATCATTTATACTTCCGCTAATGTCATTCTCCGTAAGCTGATATGGGGTTTCAAGCACTGAATGAAGCGTCCCGTTAATTAATTCTGCTGTCTGGGAAGCATATTCTTCTTCCAGAACATTTAACGGTACGCCCCTTGTTATCCCGCTTATCGGCGAGCCTCTGAGCGTTTCTTCAGCCTCTTCTATTTCGATTTCTATATTATACTCCTCCAGGAGATCCTGAAAGGTACTTTCTGTCTGGACTCCTATATCTTCAGCTGATCTAATCTCTGCAAATTGATAACCGAGAAAGACATTTAACAACAGGAAAGTAATTATAAAGATAGTTTTAGTCCTACTCCAGTCCACTTGGTTCCGCCTCCCTGTCGATCAATTCTCCAGTTCCACCGTCACGAATATTTATTTGCTGCCATGTCCCACGCTGTTTAACAAACCATGACGGTTCGAAGGAAAAGTAAGACTGACGCTGAATCATATAATGGCCAATCCTTATGTCCTCTATAAGATCAAAAACCAGTGTGTTATCTTCTTCAATATATCCCACCACTTCTTCAAATGATGGAAGGCTTATTTCCGACTGGGAAAGTTCCTCATGAAGTTCAAACAACGGACGGACATATTCGGTAATCTGGTTCCCTGTCCTGCTCATTTGAATCGTATGATACTCTTCACGGTTTGCCCCAGAACGTATTACCGGAAGACCATTAACGTGCATCCGATAAAAAACACGATCGTTATTTCCATTCTCCCGCCAGTCTTCTAATATATATTTATCCGTCCAGCCAGAATGGCCGTTCACAAATTCGAGACTTGTTTGTACAGCTGACCGGTCGCTTTGTTCATTCTGGGCACCAGGATGATGGTAGTAATCAAGTATCTGAATTCTGTTTCTATCACTTTCACTCTGCAGTATATTAATCATTCGGTTCCCATCGGTGTACTGCTGCTCTCCATTTCCGGGGAAATACATTTTCACATTTCTGGGATCACTGAAGAGAAGCTGTATCAGGGAGTCCGGGCTTATATCCTTCGTTTGATAAACATACCCTGTCATATTCATAGCTTCTGAAGGCACATAGTGAATCTCCGGAAACGCTTCGGAAGATGTATCAAGGAGCAGCGACTCTACAGCAGTTCTATCATTATTAAAACTGGAAAACAACTGGTTCAATTCGTTAAGAGACAATCTTGTGCCTGCCTGATAAACCTCTTCTTCCTCAAAAGAATACAGTCTGATTGAAACATCAGAGTCAGCAGATGAGGGATTTACAAAGAATAATATCCGGTCCACCGTGGATAGAGGTATTGCCGGATCCTTAAACTCCATCATTTCTAATAACCAGTCTGCCTGAATCCTCCCTGGGAATGTAAGTTCAAGACCTTCATAGGTGTTTTCCTGCTGAGGTCTTGCTGAATTACCTGCTTTAATAAGGGTACTTACTTCAACACTTCCCAGTATTTCCATGATATTCTCATAGTTCTCATTAAAAGGGTGAATCCAATACCTGTTCTCTTCCTCATGAATGATTATCTGGTCAGGCATAATAATATCGGAAAGGGATCGCTCTTCCCCTATTTCTTCTGTTTCAATATACTCAGACTCCCCTAAATCTGTATAAGCCGGCTCATAATTCCAGATCAGCCAGGTGAGTAATATACTGGTAAGAATCAGTGCCCACAAAATGACCGTTTTAACATGTTCTATAATCATTCTTCACTCACCGCCTCACTAGGAAGACTAAAGGAAAAGGTCGTTCCTTTACCCCATTCACTGCTTACCCAGATTGAACCTCCATGAGCATGTACAATTTCCTTCGCGATGGCCAGTCCAAGCCCTGTACCCCCTAAGTTTCTGGCACGAGCCTTGTCCACTCTGTAAAACCTGTCGAATACATGCTGAAGATTCTCTTTAGGAATGCCGACACCTTCATCTTTAATACTGACAACCACCCTCTTTTTTTCTTCTTTCAGTGAACAGGTAATTGCCCCTCCTTCAGGGGAATATTTAACAGCGTTAGAGATAATATTATCCATAAGCTGAGTAAGCTTATCCCTGTCCCCATAAACAGCAACTTCTCTGTCCGGAAGCTTCGTTTTAAAATTTATTGAAGCATTCTTTGTGGACATTTCAAATCTCTCAATAATCTGCTCAGTGAAAGACGTTAAATCTACTGTATCCATATTCATCAGATAATCTTTATTATCCATTTTTGATAACTGGAGGAGATCGTTTACAAGACGTATCATACGTTCCGTTTCATTTTGGGTAACATTAATGAATCTCGGTGCGATTTCCGGGTCGTCTAAGGCTCCATCTGCTAAAGCCTCCAGGTAACTCTTCATTGAAGTAAGCGGTGTTCTTAACTCATGGGAGACATTTGCGACAAAGTTCCGACGTTCTTCTTCTATCTTTTCCTGCTCCGTGACATCATGCAACACTGCAATCAAACCATTTTTATCCCCGTTCTCTCTTTCAATAACTGAGAAGTGGGCCTCCAGAATAATTTCTTCATCTTCATTATCGAAATCGAGTAATATAGGGTCACTAATTTCATACAAGTTATCCAAGGTCATAAATTTATCGAGATTAAGGATTCTAGTAATTTCTGTGTTAAGAACATCTTCCTGTTTACGCTCGAGCATTTCTTCGGCTCTTTTATTCATTAAAATAATCTTGCCGAATTTGTCAGTAGCAACTACTCCGTCTGTCATATGTGTCAGCACAGAAGAAAGCTTTCTTTTTTCCCCTTCCGTCGTTGCATTTGCCTCCTGCAGCTTGCTGGTTAAATCGTTAAATGCTACTGCCAGTTGTCCAATTTCGTCATTACCATATACCTTTACTTTCCTGGAAAAGTTCCCCTGTCCCATGACGATTGCCTGCCTTCTCATATCAACAATCGGCCGTGTTATGGTGCGGGCGAGAAAAATTCCAAGTAAGGCTGTTAATACTAAAGCTATAGAGGTTCCTGTAAAAAGAATTTGGTTTATTTGCCGTGTCTGACCGTATATCTCTTCCATAGAAGCTTCTATATAAATAGCTCCAATGATTTCCTCACTATCTGACTCAACTGGAACAGCCATAACTTTTGTCCTATGTCCAGTTTCGCTGTCCCTCACAATCTGTTTTTGCTCGTTTCCGAAAAGTGCTCTTTTAATCCTTACATTTGTTGTCCGCTGTCCTTCTTTATCGCTATGAAGTATTAGAGGATGAACGTAAATAACTGTATTATTTTGGTCGACTATCTGGACTTCGGTATTCTCCATCATAAAGACATTCGAAAATAAGTCATGAAGGCGCCGGGAAAGGGCACGCTCTGCTTCTTCTTCGTCTCGCTCTAACTCTTGAGCCACATTATAGGCCAATACTTCTGCCCGATCACTCAGAGTTTCCCGGAAATTACTTACCAATTGGTCTTCCAGCTGCCTTGTAAAGTAAACTCCTATAACCTGCATTGCAATTAAAATTAAAAGCACATATATGATCACAATTTTAACATGTATCGATTGATGAAACTTAATTTTGTCCATTCATTTAATTCTCCTGATCTGTGTTCCTTAAATAATATCCTACACCTCTTCTTGTAATTATCCATGCAGGATGGCTTGGATTATCTTCTACCTTTTCCCTGAGTCTGCGTACTGTTACGTCTACGGTTCTTACATCCCCGAAATAGTCATAACCCCAGACTGATTGAAGAAGGTGCTCCCTTGTCATAACTTGTCCAATATGTCTCGCTAAATAATAAATTAATTCAAACTCTCTGTGGGTAAGTTCAATAGGTTCTCCACGCTTTGTAACCAGGTAAGCATCAGGCTGAATAAGCAGCGGTCCTACTTCAATGTCTTTTTTATCCTGGTCAGCTGGTTCTTTAGCACGCTGGTTCCTCCTGAGGTTTGCCTTCACACGGGCGACTAGTTCCCTTGTACTGAATGGTTTTGTTACATAATCGTCTGCCCCGAATTCAAGCCCCAGCACTTTGTCGATTTCAGAATCTTTTGCTGTAAGCATAATAATAGGCATATCATATGTTTTTCTTACTTCACGGCATACTTCCATACCATCCATGTAAGGAAGCATTATATCAAGAAGAATTAAATCAGGAACATGCTG
Protein-coding regions in this window:
- a CDS encoding ParM/StbA family protein; the protein is MSKSRIAAVDVGNDSLKGLFGKAEYELNIPNVIARDREDRPVIGIEELNDKDPLDGIHIKVHSPALKENNAIYRVGNLAAKSDNAAELDPGSSKSEEDQTLVMLFASLALDAVREENSDIFKQNNGVIDANYVLGTGLPLREVKEGKDVGYRSQLLSSVHQVEFLVTPKYQGKKVNIKFDELKVYPEGFAAYINLVMDKELNIINKDLIDKRILIQDIGGLSTDIAVIKNRNVDDDKAQGFNLGVSEALEAIREEIRTKHGVELDSRRDVADIITKKQDRNHIMVKGSRTSVHDITDRILLELAKKQYRHLRNMWQKNSQTEICYFVGGGATVLKDYLKTLNNNLDGYNIGFFEDEKESIWMMANAYYKLIYDFYRKNIHEEPVKDTNKKAVKS
- a CDS encoding SDR family NAD(P)-dependent oxidoreductase, whose protein sequence is MNKVAIITGAGSGLGQSTAIRLAKEGVNIAVVDVNEQGGQETVNLVKEQGVDSFFVKADVSKKEEVKNYVDKTVEQFGTIDYFFNNAGISGSGKFFLDTEVEEIDTIVGINLLGALYGVRYVADVMLKNGGGSIVNTASSAGVIGQDSVVTYSATKHGIVGITKSMVAEYAKDGLRVNAIAPGPTETPMVKEFYKANPEMKANATGGIPQKRLGTPEEVAELVTFLLTSKAQYINGEVIRIDGGFTNTK
- the rlmH gene encoding 23S rRNA (pseudouridine(1915)-N(3))-methyltransferase RlmH, with product MNINIIAVGKLKEKYLKQGIDEYRKRLSAYANIQVIELADEKAPENMSDAEASQVKEKEGERILSKVPDDAHVIALAIKGKKWTSEQLAKELNDSALYGRSKITFIIGGSLGLSDKVLKRANIHLSFSDMTFPHQLMRLILMEQVYRAFKINRGEPYHK
- a CDS encoding CxxH/CxxC protein, which translates into the protein MDSMYYSCEEHVDIALDEQVDDSGMPPELEKIEQNTELSTTCSFCEKPAVYAVKE
- a CDS encoding S1C family serine protease; the encoded protein is MGYYDSHYQRTSAKEKQGAKRSALFAFVGAVIGALIVVFTIPVLANNGVLPYDIVPQGSQVLDTANDELEDSAEDQPANTVNIAMSSEVIEAVDTVSDAVVGVINMRDSTGFFTPGGEGTGSGVIYKVEGDHAFVVTNQHVIAGANEIEVTLSDGSRVPAELVGGDILTDLAVLTISADEIDTVADFGDSDNLRAGEPAIAIGNPLSFEGSVTLGIISATERSIPVDTTQDGRPDWEAEVLQTDAAINPGNSGGALLNIQGEVIGINSMKIAQQAVEGIGFAIPSAIALPVIEDLEQYGEVRRPQMGVMIRSLQEIPSFHWQQTLGLPEDVSGGVYIEDVEPGAPADNAGLQEGDVMVELDGQEIRDTHDLRKFLYTEKSIGDSVTVGYYRQGELQESELTLEQQVF
- a CDS encoding MBL fold metallo-hydrolase codes for the protein MSLRFSVLASGSTGNAIYVETDNQRLLIDAGLSGKKLEECFTKAGLFPEKLDGILITHEHSDHIKGAGIMARRYSIPIYANDRTWKAMEKHVGELPLDQKFHFETGVVKTFADMDVESFGVSHDAAEPMFFTFLKDGRKLAIVTDTGYVSERIKGITKGAQSFVFESNHDMNMLRMGRYPWNVKRRILGDEGHVSNEDAGLALADILTDEPADVYLAHLSLDNNMKDIARMTVQQTLEDKGFEIGRQIKLYDTDPYSPTGLTDV
- a CDS encoding two-component system regulatory protein YycI gives rise to the protein MDWSRTKTIFIITFLLLNVFLGYQFAEIRSAEDIGVQTESTFQDLLEEYNIEIEIEEAEETLRGSPISGITRGVPLNVLEEEYASQTAELINGTLHSVLETPYQLTENDISGSINDFLEEYVYSGPEYHLARFNVEEGFLGLHQTYEGRPIGHYEDGPDHMRLMVNEELQITDYYQTYMVFNEEGQEEDLLTPQQVIEILIDNNYISELDNAVISEAMLGYYSLLETRGDFRFYIPMWRIRVNDEFFYVSAIEGEVQPID
- a CDS encoding YycH family regulatory protein; translation: MIIEHVKTVILWALILTSILLTWLIWNYEPAYTDLGESEYIETEEIGEERSLSDIIMPDQIIIHEEENRYWIHPFNENYENIMEILGSVEVSTLIKAGNSARPQQENTYEGLELTFPGRIQADWLLEMMEFKDPAIPLSTVDRILFFVNPSSADSDVSIRLYSFEEEEVYQAGTRLSLNELNQLFSSFNNDRTAVESLLLDTSSEAFPEIHYVPSEAMNMTGYVYQTKDISPDSLIQLLFSDPRNVKMYFPGNGEQQYTDGNRMINILQSESDRNRIQILDYYHHPGAQNEQSDRSAVQTSLEFVNGHSGWTDKYILEDWRENGNNDRVFYRMHVNGLPVIRSGANREEYHTIQMSRTGNQITEYVRPLFELHEELSQSEISLPSFEEVVGYIEEDNTLVFDLIEDIRIGHYMIQRQSYFSFEPSWFVKQRGTWQQINIRDGGTGELIDREAEPSGLE
- the walK gene encoding cell wall metabolism sensor histidine kinase WalK: MDKIKFHQSIHVKIVIIYVLLILIAMQVIGVYFTRQLEDQLVSNFRETLSDRAEVLAYNVAQELERDEEEAERALSRRLHDLFSNVFMMENTEVQIVDQNNTVIYVHPLILHSDKEGQRTTNVRIKRALFGNEQKQIVRDSETGHRTKVMAVPVESDSEEIIGAIYIEASMEEIYGQTRQINQILFTGTSIALVLTALLGIFLARTITRPIVDMRRQAIVMGQGNFSRKVKVYGNDEIGQLAVAFNDLTSKLQEANATTEGEKRKLSSVLTHMTDGVVATDKFGKIILMNKRAEEMLERKQEDVLNTEITRILNLDKFMTLDNLYEISDPILLDFDNEDEEIILEAHFSVIERENGDKNGLIAVLHDVTEQEKIEEERRNFVANVSHELRTPLTSMKSYLEALADGALDDPEIAPRFINVTQNETERMIRLVNDLLQLSKMDNKDYLMNMDTVDLTSFTEQIIERFEMSTKNASINFKTKLPDREVAVYGDRDKLTQLMDNIISNAVKYSPEGGAITCSLKEEKKRVVVSIKDEGVGIPKENLQHVFDRFYRVDKARARNLGGTGLGLAIAKEIVHAHGGSIWVSSEWGKGTTFSFSLPSEAVSEE
- the yycF gene encoding response regulator YycF, coding for MDKQKILVVDDEQPIADILKFGLEKEGFEVIVANDGNEAVEKTKQHVPDLILLDIMLPYMDGMEVCREVRKTYDMPIIMLTAKDSEIDKVLGLEFGADDYVTKPFSTRELVARVKANLRRNQRAKEPADQDKKDIEVGPLLIQPDAYLVTKRGEPIELTHREFELIYYLARHIGQVMTREHLLQSVWGYDYFGDVRTVDVTVRRLREKVEDNPSHPAWIITRRGVGYYLRNTDQEN